From the genome of Amycolatopsis sp. NBC_01488, one region includes:
- a CDS encoding carbohydrate ABC transporter permease → MHVLLVLASLYAVLPLVWLVTSATKSVGDFSTTSAFEFGQWNLGANLGALFTQDGGVFLAWIRNSLLYAGLGAVLGTLICAACGYAIAKLDFPGRRTLFAVTLAGVLVPTTALALPLYLLASQLHVVGTFWAVFVPLLTNPFGVYLARVYADAAVPGEVLEAARTDGASELRTFFTIALPMMRPGLVTIFLFQFVGIWNNFFLPLVMLTDPKLFPMSLGLYQWSTRVTQFPQYTPLVITGSLLAVVPLAIAFVVLHRQWRSGLAAGSVK, encoded by the coding sequence GTGCACGTCCTGCTGGTGCTGGCTTCGCTGTACGCGGTCCTGCCGCTCGTCTGGCTCGTCACCTCGGCCACCAAGTCCGTCGGCGACTTCTCCACCACCAGCGCGTTCGAGTTCGGCCAGTGGAATCTCGGCGCCAACCTCGGCGCGCTGTTCACCCAGGACGGCGGCGTCTTCCTCGCCTGGATCCGCAACTCGCTGCTCTACGCCGGGCTCGGCGCGGTGCTCGGCACGCTGATCTGCGCCGCGTGCGGGTACGCGATCGCGAAACTCGACTTCCCCGGCCGGCGCACGCTGTTCGCGGTGACGCTGGCCGGCGTCCTCGTGCCCACCACGGCGCTGGCCCTGCCGCTCTACCTGCTGGCCTCCCAGCTGCACGTGGTGGGGACGTTCTGGGCGGTGTTCGTTCCCCTGCTCACCAACCCGTTCGGCGTCTACCTCGCCCGGGTGTACGCCGACGCCGCCGTGCCCGGCGAGGTCCTCGAAGCCGCGCGGACCGACGGCGCGAGCGAGCTGCGGACGTTCTTCACCATCGCGCTGCCGATGATGCGGCCGGGGCTCGTGACGATCTTCCTGTTCCAGTTCGTGGGGATCTGGAACAACTTCTTCCTGCCGCTGGTGATGCTCACCGACCCGAAGCTGTTCCCGATGAGCCTCGGCCTCTACCAGTGGAGCACCCGCGTGACCCAGTTCCCCCAGTACACCCCGCTCGTCATCACCGGTTCGCTGCTGGCGGTCGTGCCGCTGGCGATCGCGTTCGTGGTGCTGCACCGGCAATGGCGCTCCGGGCTGGCGGCGGGCAGCGTCAAATGA
- a CDS encoding substrate-binding domain-containing protein, with product MLASERHEIILSLLRQHGTVRLADLVGRLGVSSVTVRRDVTDLADRGLLTRVHGGVTLARPRGAQPEPGRSAPGALIGMVAPSVEYYWPPVIQGAQSTVAGAGGRLVLRASRYDAAEDRRQVGKLLERGVQTVLAAPDTGGRGARDLLRWLGSLPVPVILVERLPPPELPTLALDAVTTAHALGAGLAVRHLVSLGHHRVGLVTSRSSPTSRALRTGWRETIESLGQEPGVDFDVPAYGSPDWAGVYDGVLDRCRREDVRALLVHSDREAIGLIERARDGGIAVPGELAVVSYDDEVAAVSDPPLTAVRPQKHRLGALAAELALARLAEGADRPVHRVQLWPTLVVRESCGAAADSAPVAW from the coding sequence ATGCTGGCGTCCGAACGGCACGAAATCATCCTGTCGCTGCTGCGCCAGCACGGCACGGTCCGGCTGGCCGACCTCGTGGGCCGGCTCGGCGTCAGTTCCGTGACGGTCCGGCGCGACGTCACCGACCTGGCGGACCGCGGCCTGCTGACGCGGGTCCACGGCGGCGTCACCCTCGCCCGGCCGCGGGGCGCGCAGCCGGAGCCCGGCCGGAGCGCGCCGGGAGCGCTGATCGGCATGGTCGCGCCGTCGGTGGAGTACTACTGGCCGCCGGTGATCCAGGGCGCGCAGTCCACAGTGGCCGGTGCGGGCGGGCGGCTGGTCCTGCGGGCGTCGCGCTACGACGCCGCGGAGGACCGCCGCCAGGTCGGCAAGCTGCTCGAACGGGGCGTGCAGACGGTGCTGGCCGCCCCGGACACCGGCGGCCGCGGCGCCCGGGACCTGCTGCGCTGGCTGGGTTCCCTGCCCGTGCCGGTGATCCTCGTGGAACGCCTGCCCCCGCCCGAACTGCCGACCCTCGCGCTGGACGCCGTCACGACCGCGCACGCCCTCGGCGCGGGGCTGGCCGTCCGGCACCTGGTGTCGCTGGGCCACCACCGGGTCGGCCTGGTGACGTCCCGGTCCAGCCCGACCAGCCGCGCACTGCGCACCGGCTGGCGCGAGACGATCGAGTCGCTCGGCCAGGAACCCGGCGTGGACTTCGACGTCCCGGCGTACGGCTCGCCGGACTGGGCCGGGGTCTACGACGGTGTGCTGGACCGCTGCCGCCGCGAGGACGTCCGCGCCCTGCTGGTGCATTCCGACCGCGAAGCCATCGGCCTGATCGAGCGGGCCCGCGACGGCGGCATCGCGGTACCCGGCGAACTGGCGGTGGTCTCCTACGACGACGAGGTCGCGGCGGTGTCCGACCCGCCGCTCACCGCGGTCCGCCCGCAGAAGCACCGGCTCGGGGCACTGGCCGCGGAACTCGCCCTGGCCCGCCTCGCCGAAGGAGCCGACCGCCCGGTCCACCGCGTCCAGCTCTGGCCGACGCTCGTGGTGCGCGAATCCTGCGGCGCCGCCGCCGATTCAGCGCCGGTAGCCTGGTGA
- a CDS encoding beta-galactosidase, whose product MRRRLSALALAVATLAGMCAAPMASAAPRLPERPRHQITFDRYSLLLDGRRQFVWSGEFHPFRLPSPGLWRDVLQKLKASGYTAVSIYFDWDYHSPAPGVYDFTGVRDMDRLLDLAQESGLYVIARPGPYINAEVSGGGFPGWLSTQTGKARSDAPDYLAAADEWLTAIDRVIARHQYVDGRGPVILYQIENELAATGTSQRNYIAHLYDKVRADGIGVPIFHNDKGRNGIWVPPSSGVPGTVPGKVDLYAWDTYPGGTCHTDGTPGSPSTAPDWGLYGPGGAKGGASASPDTPGFTAEFGGGWFDYWGSNGTYPCTAVREGPGYERVFYGTNIANGLSIQNFYMTFGGTSWGWLPAPVVYTSYDYGAAVDEARQLRPKAATMKELGYFLQAVPPITKQDKADPVTPTSTAVKVYHNVNPDTKTHFYVPMHAPSNATTNDTFTFPVSTPDGSYTVPQAGTLRLNGQDAKQLVANYDLAGQHLVYSTSELMTAVAGTVLLHGRPGEDGETTLRYAREPKVEVLAGTVAATWNAGDLRLNYVHNGLARVRISGGGRPPVTLLLADDATADTFWRQDTAAGPVLVRGPALLRTARSSGGLLELTGDTAQASALEVWGPGAAVTWNGRFVPARRTPSSSLLATSPLPGPDAVRLPTLTGWKQAPGSPEAAAGYDDTAWRSADLTTTASTTKPPAGQPVLTADDYGFHTGDVWYRGHTRGAVPARLGFTYGGGGAGMLQAWLDGRYLGQHVLPSALASPPTTGTAAFDVPEDLRGDGDHVLSVMVRGDGRTEDGGVNDAHKEGRGLISASLTGVAWKIRGGVADPVRGPLNNGGLDGERAGWTLPGYPDRRWAPAEVPTTTAAPGTTWYRTGFTLDVPRGHDASLGLTIGDPAVPRSGGHYRALVFLNGWNLGQYIADVGPQHTFVLPTGILNPHGPNTLALAVTSDGGPGNGLEPVALTNLATVRGGVPVRLVDSPGYRR is encoded by the coding sequence ATGCGCCGTCGCCTGTCCGCCCTCGCGCTCGCCGTGGCCACCCTGGCCGGGATGTGCGCCGCACCAATGGCTTCCGCGGCACCCCGCCTGCCGGAGCGGCCCCGGCACCAGATCACGTTCGACAGGTATTCGCTGCTGCTGGACGGGCGGCGGCAGTTCGTCTGGTCCGGGGAGTTCCACCCGTTCCGGCTGCCGAGCCCCGGCCTGTGGCGGGACGTGCTGCAGAAGCTGAAGGCGAGCGGGTACACCGCGGTGTCGATCTACTTCGACTGGGACTACCACTCCCCCGCTCCCGGCGTCTACGACTTCACCGGCGTGCGCGACATGGACCGGCTGCTCGACCTCGCGCAGGAATCGGGCCTGTACGTGATCGCGCGGCCCGGGCCGTACATCAACGCGGAGGTCTCCGGCGGCGGCTTCCCCGGCTGGTTGTCCACCCAGACCGGCAAAGCCCGCAGCGACGCCCCCGACTACCTCGCCGCGGCCGACGAGTGGCTGACCGCGATCGACCGGGTCATCGCCCGGCACCAGTACGTCGACGGGCGCGGACCCGTGATCCTGTACCAGATCGAGAACGAGCTGGCCGCCACCGGCACGTCCCAGCGAAACTACATCGCGCACCTGTACGACAAGGTGCGTGCGGACGGCATCGGCGTGCCGATCTTCCACAACGACAAGGGACGCAACGGGATCTGGGTGCCGCCGAGCTCGGGAGTGCCGGGCACCGTGCCCGGCAAGGTCGACCTGTACGCCTGGGACACCTATCCCGGCGGCACCTGCCACACCGACGGCACCCCGGGCAGCCCGAGCACCGCACCGGACTGGGGGCTCTACGGACCGGGCGGGGCGAAAGGCGGCGCGAGCGCTTCGCCGGACACGCCCGGGTTCACCGCCGAGTTCGGTGGCGGCTGGTTCGACTACTGGGGCAGCAACGGCACCTACCCGTGCACCGCGGTGCGCGAGGGCCCGGGCTACGAGCGCGTCTTCTACGGCACCAACATCGCGAACGGCCTGAGCATCCAGAACTTCTACATGACCTTCGGCGGCACTTCGTGGGGCTGGCTGCCCGCGCCGGTGGTCTACACCTCGTACGACTACGGCGCGGCCGTCGACGAGGCTCGGCAGCTGCGCCCCAAAGCGGCGACGATGAAGGAGCTGGGCTACTTCCTGCAGGCCGTCCCGCCGATCACCAAGCAGGACAAGGCGGATCCCGTCACGCCGACCTCGACGGCCGTGAAGGTCTACCACAACGTCAACCCCGACACGAAGACTCATTTCTACGTGCCGATGCACGCCCCTTCGAACGCCACGACGAACGACACCTTCACCTTCCCGGTGTCCACACCGGACGGTTCGTACACCGTTCCGCAGGCCGGCACGCTGCGGCTGAACGGTCAGGACGCCAAGCAGCTGGTGGCGAACTACGACCTCGCGGGCCAGCACCTGGTGTACTCGACGTCGGAACTCATGACCGCGGTGGCCGGGACCGTGCTGCTGCACGGGCGGCCGGGCGAAGACGGCGAGACGACGCTGCGCTACGCCCGGGAACCGAAGGTCGAGGTGCTGGCCGGGACCGTCGCCGCCACCTGGAACGCCGGCGATCTACGCTTGAACTACGTCCACAATGGACTGGCCAGGGTGCGGATCTCCGGCGGCGGCCGGCCGCCGGTCACGCTGCTGCTCGCCGACGACGCCACCGCCGACACGTTCTGGCGGCAGGACACCGCGGCCGGGCCGGTGCTCGTCCGCGGGCCCGCGCTGCTGCGCACCGCGCGGTCGTCCGGCGGTCTCCTCGAACTCACCGGCGACACCGCGCAGGCCAGTGCACTGGAGGTGTGGGGCCCCGGCGCGGCGGTCACCTGGAACGGACGGTTCGTCCCGGCCCGCCGCACGCCCTCGTCGAGCCTGCTGGCGACGTCGCCGCTGCCCGGCCCGGACGCGGTCCGGCTGCCGACGCTGACCGGCTGGAAGCAGGCACCCGGGTCCCCCGAAGCCGCGGCCGGCTACGACGACACGGCGTGGCGCTCCGCGGACCTCACCACCACCGCGAGCACGACGAAACCGCCGGCCGGGCAACCGGTGCTGACCGCCGACGACTACGGCTTCCACACCGGCGACGTCTGGTATCGCGGCCACACCCGCGGTGCGGTGCCGGCCCGGCTCGGCTTCACCTACGGCGGCGGGGGCGCCGGAATGCTGCAGGCGTGGCTCGACGGCCGGTACCTCGGCCAGCACGTCTTGCCGAGCGCGCTCGCCTCCCCGCCGACGACCGGCACGGCGGCCTTCGACGTCCCGGAAGACCTGCGCGGGGACGGCGACCACGTCCTGTCGGTCATGGTGCGTGGCGACGGGCGCACCGAGGACGGCGGGGTCAACGACGCCCACAAGGAAGGCCGCGGGCTCATCTCCGCGTCCCTCACCGGCGTCGCGTGGAAGATCCGGGGCGGCGTCGCCGATCCGGTGCGGGGCCCGCTGAACAACGGCGGCCTCGACGGCGAACGGGCCGGCTGGACCCTGCCCGGCTACCCCGATCGCCGCTGGGCCCCGGCCGAGGTGCCCACCACGACCGCGGCGCCGGGCACCACGTGGTACCGGACCGGCTTCACCCTCGACGTTCCCCGGGGTCACGACGCGTCGCTGGGCCTGACCATCGGCGACCCGGCCGTGCCGAGGTCCGGCGGGCACTACCGGGCGCTGGTGTTCCTCAACGGCTGGAACCTGGGCCAGTACATCGCCGACGTCGGGCCGCAGCACACGTTCGTGCTGCCGACCGGGATCCTGAACCCCCACGGGCCCAACACCCTCGCTCTCGCCGTGACGAGCGACGGCGGCCCCGGCAACGGCCTGGAACCGGTGGCACTGACCAACCTCGCCACGGTCCGCGGCGGCGTACCCGTCAGGCTGGTCGATTCACCAGGCTACCGGCGCTGA
- a CDS encoding extracellular solute-binding protein has product MTLRGPAALSRRGFLAGSAGLAAAGLLGGCASPTTASGATRVRIWSWLTGMDKYVAAFNAAQHEVAVELNVIASGLKGGYAQQTNALRAHNAPDILHAEYQGLPQLLTTGGLRDLTADLADLEPGCSPAAWQGVRPGGRTWAVPMDLAPMVLYYRKDLFDRHGIPVPRTWDEFRTAAQAVRAADAAARITTFPLNDGSFFAGMCWQAGDPWWRVDGGAWRVNVDGEGTLRTADYWQRMIADDLVAAVPTGDQGWIGAMHQGRLWGLLGAAWSVGTLGKSVPQDKNRWAVTTMPTWNGQPATGVQGGSAFAVSAESDVPAAAVRFLRWLSTDPAVAKIGTTFTTPFPGYLPSRAVAEKAYKGGYFLGDPVYGVLDEAARRVPDWTWGPNALGLFSTIADHLGGVKTGSTTLTAAVRQTQADAVANLRSRGLTVLEGTG; this is encoded by the coding sequence ATGACGCTTCGGGGTCCGGCGGCCTTGTCCCGCCGAGGTTTCCTGGCCGGGTCGGCCGGTCTCGCGGCCGCAGGCCTGCTCGGCGGCTGCGCGTCGCCGACGACGGCGTCCGGCGCCACGCGCGTGCGGATCTGGTCCTGGCTGACCGGGATGGACAAGTACGTCGCCGCGTTCAACGCGGCGCAGCACGAGGTGGCGGTCGAGCTGAACGTGATCGCGTCCGGTCTGAAGGGCGGGTACGCCCAGCAGACGAACGCGCTGCGCGCGCACAACGCCCCGGACATCCTGCACGCCGAGTACCAGGGCCTGCCGCAGCTGCTCACCACCGGCGGGCTCCGCGACCTCACCGCGGACCTCGCCGACCTCGAGCCCGGCTGCTCCCCCGCGGCCTGGCAGGGCGTCCGCCCCGGCGGGCGCACGTGGGCGGTCCCGATGGACCTAGCGCCGATGGTGCTCTACTACCGCAAGGACCTCTTCGACCGGCACGGCATCCCGGTGCCGCGGACGTGGGACGAGTTCCGCACCGCGGCTCAGGCCGTCCGCGCGGCCGACGCGGCGGCGCGCATCACGACGTTCCCCCTCAACGACGGCTCGTTCTTCGCCGGGATGTGCTGGCAGGCGGGCGATCCGTGGTGGCGCGTCGACGGCGGGGCCTGGCGCGTGAACGTCGACGGCGAAGGCACCCTGCGCACCGCGGACTACTGGCAGCGGATGATCGCCGACGACCTGGTCGCCGCGGTGCCCACCGGGGACCAGGGCTGGATCGGCGCGATGCACCAGGGCCGGCTGTGGGGGCTGCTGGGCGCCGCCTGGAGTGTCGGCACGCTCGGCAAGTCCGTGCCGCAGGACAAGAACCGCTGGGCCGTCACCACCATGCCCACCTGGAACGGCCAGCCCGCCACCGGCGTGCAGGGCGGCAGCGCCTTCGCCGTCTCGGCCGAGAGCGACGTGCCGGCCGCGGCGGTGCGGTTCCTGCGCTGGCTGAGCACCGATCCCGCCGTGGCGAAGATCGGCACCACCTTCACCACCCCGTTCCCCGGCTACCTGCCGAGCCGGGCCGTGGCCGAAAAGGCGTACAAGGGCGGCTATTTCCTCGGCGACCCCGTCTACGGCGTGCTCGACGAAGCCGCCCGCCGCGTCCCGGACTGGACGTGGGGGCCGAACGCGCTGGGCCTCTTCTCCACCATCGCCGACCACCTGGGCGGCGTGAAGACCGGCAGCACCACCTTGACCGCCGCGGTCCGGCAGACGCAGGCGGACGCCGTCGCGAACCTCCGGTCGCGCGGGTTGACCGTGCTGGAAGGGACAGGGTGA
- a CDS encoding carbohydrate ABC transporter permease — protein sequence MTVLTPERTVSAPAAPTDAGRPRHRRGRAGLALAAPFALLLTGTVLVPILYALYLSLFTDRLSGLGFSGPHQVFVALGNYLDVLTDRAFHAGLGNVALFVLIHLPIMLGMALVLALLLDSAVVRLRRVWSLAIFLPYAVPVVITGLVWAYLYSPGSGLSALLPFDPLGKNGILPAIVNIATWQWVGYNMIIFYTALQAVPRDVLEAARADGAGQLRTAWSVKVPMVRPTLFVALVFTVIGSLQLFTEPLVLRGFTGSVTSSWSPSLYVYEAAFVEGDYGRAAAASVLLALVSALLSALVMRLSARRSR from the coding sequence ATGACCGTCCTCACTCCCGAACGGACCGTGAGCGCCCCGGCCGCTCCCACGGACGCCGGGCGGCCGCGGCACCGCCGTGGCCGCGCCGGGCTCGCGCTGGCGGCACCGTTCGCGCTGCTGCTGACCGGCACCGTGCTCGTGCCGATCCTCTACGCGCTGTACCTGAGCCTCTTCACGGACCGCCTGTCGGGCCTGGGATTCTCCGGGCCGCACCAGGTGTTCGTCGCGCTCGGCAACTACCTCGACGTCCTCACCGACCGCGCGTTCCACGCCGGCCTCGGCAACGTGGCGCTGTTCGTGCTGATCCACCTCCCGATCATGCTCGGCATGGCGCTGGTCCTGGCCCTGCTGCTCGATTCCGCCGTGGTGCGGCTGCGGCGGGTGTGGTCGCTGGCGATCTTCCTGCCCTACGCCGTTCCGGTGGTGATCACCGGGCTCGTCTGGGCCTACCTGTACAGCCCCGGCTCCGGCCTGTCCGCGCTGCTGCCGTTCGACCCGCTGGGCAAGAACGGGATCCTGCCCGCGATCGTCAACATCGCCACCTGGCAGTGGGTCGGGTACAACATGATCATCTTCTACACCGCGCTGCAGGCGGTGCCGCGCGACGTGCTCGAGGCGGCCCGCGCCGACGGCGCCGGGCAGCTGCGGACCGCGTGGTCGGTCAAGGTCCCGATGGTGCGGCCGACGCTCTTCGTCGCGCTGGTGTTCACCGTCATCGGCTCGCTGCAGCTGTTCACCGAACCGCTGGTGCTGCGCGGTTTCACGGGTTCGGTGACGAGCTCGTGGTCGCCCAGCCTGTACGTGTACGAAGCCGCGTTCGTCGAGGGCGACTACGGGCGGGCCGCCGCCGCGTCCGTACTGCTCGCCCTCGTTTCGGCCCTGCTCTCGGCGCTGGTGATGCGCCTGTCCGCCCGGAGGTCGCGTTGA
- a CDS encoding heparinase II/III family protein, whose protein sequence is MSLRGRLSALFDGSPVPLRAPESVPDVRNRAVWDAVDGELLLAEAAAVLARPAPVLTATAWARTFRDGVRTEYEEAAGDLRERVTLLVLAAVLDQGLPFLDGAIDGLVALAETTTWCWAPHERFAAGRGEVLADPDEPFLDLGAAEVVTLFAWADHVLGPAFDARAPGLRKRLQREADRRVLTPFERVRDWHWLGLHGDAHNWNPWIHHAVLAAALLLEPDRERRLRLVRLVVEGLDHYVAVLPDDGGIDEGVAYWWHGACRLLEALDLLAEATGLDARDLPVLAPLIRFPHRMHLGGAAYVNAGDAPARLPAAQPWHVLHRWGERLGDADVRAHAASRARAGGRLVWPAAGLGRALAGLADPRWRRAVGEEPTGTWFAREEWLPRVQVVVARETAGTPAGLTVAVKAGHNGERHNHLDVGSFWVAVDGVPVVADVGQPTYTAASFGPDRYRAWPLRSEWHNVPEPGAPQQPGSEHGARDVRVELTAAATGLSADLAGAYPEGVVRRWIRTVRLVRDEACVLVEDEGATGLLRYVLAGDVEVGAGSAVVSHGDSPVLRLSWDPLSATPEFEYRELDDPLLRAAWGERLGRLTLVVRAGPVRVRLERVP, encoded by the coding sequence ATGTCGCTCCGCGGTCGGCTGAGTGCGCTCTTCGACGGTTCCCCGGTGCCGCTGCGGGCGCCGGAATCGGTGCCGGACGTGCGGAACCGGGCCGTCTGGGACGCGGTGGACGGCGAACTCCTGCTCGCCGAGGCCGCGGCGGTGCTCGCCCGCCCGGCGCCGGTCCTGACGGCCACGGCGTGGGCGCGGACGTTCCGCGACGGCGTCCGGACCGAGTACGAAGAAGCGGCCGGTGACCTGCGGGAACGCGTGACGCTGCTGGTGCTCGCCGCGGTGCTGGACCAGGGGTTGCCGTTCCTCGACGGCGCGATCGACGGATTGGTCGCGTTGGCCGAGACGACCACATGGTGCTGGGCGCCGCACGAGCGGTTCGCCGCCGGGCGCGGCGAGGTGCTGGCCGACCCGGACGAGCCGTTCCTCGACCTGGGCGCGGCCGAGGTCGTGACGCTGTTCGCCTGGGCGGACCACGTCCTCGGCCCGGCTTTCGACGCCCGCGCGCCGGGGTTGAGAAAGCGCTTACAGCGCGAAGCCGACCGCCGCGTCCTGACGCCGTTCGAGCGCGTCCGCGACTGGCACTGGCTCGGCCTGCACGGCGACGCCCACAACTGGAACCCGTGGATCCACCACGCCGTCCTCGCGGCCGCGCTCCTGCTCGAACCCGATCGCGAGCGGCGCCTGCGGCTGGTCCGGCTGGTCGTCGAGGGACTCGACCACTACGTCGCCGTGCTGCCCGACGACGGCGGGATCGACGAAGGGGTCGCCTACTGGTGGCACGGCGCCTGCCGGCTGCTGGAAGCGCTCGACCTCCTGGCCGAAGCGACCGGCCTCGACGCCCGGGACCTCCCGGTGCTGGCGCCGTTGATCCGCTTCCCGCACCGGATGCACCTGGGCGGGGCCGCCTACGTCAACGCCGGGGACGCGCCCGCGCGCCTGCCGGCCGCGCAGCCGTGGCACGTGCTCCACCGCTGGGGTGAGCGGCTCGGCGACGCCGACGTCCGCGCCCATGCGGCCAGTCGCGCGCGAGCGGGCGGGCGGCTCGTGTGGCCGGCCGCCGGGCTCGGCCGGGCACTCGCGGGACTGGCGGATCCGCGGTGGCGCCGGGCCGTGGGGGAGGAGCCCACCGGAACCTGGTTCGCCCGCGAGGAATGGCTGCCGCGGGTGCAGGTGGTCGTCGCGCGCGAGACGGCCGGGACGCCGGCCGGGCTGACGGTGGCCGTCAAGGCGGGCCACAACGGCGAACGGCACAACCACCTCGACGTCGGGTCGTTCTGGGTCGCCGTCGACGGCGTGCCCGTGGTGGCCGACGTCGGCCAGCCGACCTACACCGCGGCCAGCTTCGGCCCGGACCGCTACCGGGCGTGGCCACTGCGCAGCGAGTGGCACAACGTGCCGGAGCCGGGCGCGCCGCAGCAACCGGGCTCGGAGCACGGCGCGCGGGACGTCCGCGTGGAGCTCACCGCGGCCGCGACGGGGTTGTCCGCCGACCTCGCCGGTGCGTACCCGGAGGGGGTGGTGCGCCGGTGGATCCGGACCGTCCGGCTGGTCCGCGACGAGGCCTGCGTTCTCGTCGAGGACGAAGGCGCCACGGGGCTGCTCCGCTACGTGCTCGCCGGAGACGTCGAGGTCGGTGCCGGGTCCGCGGTCGTCTCACACGGCGATTCCCCGGTGCTGCGGCTGAGCTGGGACCCCCTGTCCGCCACCCCGGAATTCGAGTACCGGGAGCTGGACGACCCGCTGCTGCGCGCGGCCTGGGGCGAGCGCCTGGGCCGGCTGACGCTGGTGGTGCGGGCCGGCCCGGTCCGCGTCCGGCTGGAGCGCGTCCCGTGA
- a CDS encoding RICIN domain-containing protein, which translates to MRLLVLLVLAGGMLTAGPEPAGASTAGFRGVNWADQRDNFVNGVLYVSGLGSGDTYSSAAATADQVIGQMYAMTGANTVRLPINEPTVSGYWATYTGAIDKALEKGRVILAYWAYSGGKPASVAGFQQMWDKVVAKYGANPNAYFEVINEPYAYNAGDLTNFYRDWLARYPSVPRGRVILDGTGDAQNVPAVGGDSRLDGTLLAVHDYSFFAGYESETEWANHIAGSIGAYADRTVATEWGAPMGPGTKNGVHYNAIDYSIPSGSFFADYVRGVSEKLRSLGMGSVYWPGLRDGDWYSMTTRTGTGAGTKLSLVNPSGLTRLRYAWGIGNGGSTSVKIVNAATGLYIDGLGRTAGGSTAAQSSGSGGDGQQWVVENSGNAVRIKNRATGLYLDGAGRTANGAVVGQYADSGSANQKWTVVTDADNVRIRNVGTGEYLDSMGRTADGADLGQYSGSSSPNQRWRIVAAG; encoded by the coding sequence GTGCGACTGCTGGTCCTGCTCGTGCTCGCGGGCGGGATGCTGACCGCCGGCCCGGAGCCGGCCGGGGCGTCCACCGCCGGGTTCCGGGGCGTCAACTGGGCCGACCAGCGGGACAACTTCGTCAACGGCGTGCTCTACGTGTCCGGGCTCGGTTCCGGGGACACGTATTCCTCGGCCGCCGCGACCGCGGACCAGGTGATCGGCCAGATGTACGCGATGACCGGGGCCAACACGGTCCGGCTGCCGATCAACGAACCGACCGTCTCGGGCTACTGGGCCACGTACACCGGCGCCATCGACAAGGCGCTGGAGAAGGGCCGGGTGATCCTGGCCTACTGGGCGTACAGCGGCGGCAAGCCCGCGAGCGTGGCCGGGTTCCAGCAGATGTGGGACAAGGTGGTCGCGAAGTACGGCGCCAACCCGAACGCCTACTTCGAGGTCATCAACGAGCCGTACGCCTACAACGCCGGCGATCTGACCAATTTCTACCGCGACTGGCTGGCCCGGTACCCGAGCGTGCCGCGCGGCCGGGTGATCCTCGACGGCACCGGCGACGCCCAGAACGTCCCCGCGGTCGGCGGCGACAGCCGGCTCGACGGCACGCTCCTCGCGGTGCACGACTACTCGTTCTTCGCCGGCTACGAAAGCGAAACCGAGTGGGCCAACCACATCGCGGGCTCCATCGGCGCGTACGCCGACCGCACGGTCGCCACCGAATGGGGCGCCCCGATGGGCCCCGGCACCAAGAACGGCGTCCACTACAACGCGATCGACTACAGCATCCCGAGCGGCTCGTTCTTCGCCGACTACGTCCGCGGCGTCAGCGAAAAGCTGCGCAGCCTCGGCATGGGCAGCGTCTACTGGCCGGGCCTGCGCGACGGCGACTGGTACAGCATGACGACCAGGACCGGAACCGGAGCCGGGACCAAGCTGTCGCTGGTGAACCCGTCCGGGCTGACGCGGCTGCGGTACGCGTGGGGCATCGGCAACGGCGGCAGCACCTCCGTGAAGATCGTGAACGCCGCGACCGGGCTGTACATCGACGGCCTGGGGCGTACGGCCGGCGGTTCGACGGCGGCCCAGTCGAGCGGTAGCGGCGGCGACGGGCAGCAGTGGGTGGTCGAGAACTCGGGGAACGCGGTGCGCATCAAGAACCGCGCCACCGGCCTCTACCTCGACGGCGCGGGCCGCACGGCCAACGGCGCGGTGGTCGGCCAGTACGCGGACAGCGGCAGCGCCAACCAGAAGTGGACGGTGGTGACCGACGCCGACAACGTCCGCATCAGGAACGTCGGCACCGGCGAGTACCTCGACAGCATGGGCCGCACCGCCGATGGCGCCGACCTCGGCCAGTACAGCGGCAGCAGCAGCCCGAACCAGCGCTGGCGGATCGTCGCGGCGGGCTGA